A single genomic interval of Clostridium facile harbors:
- a CDS encoding transketolase family protein, whose product MAEMIKKATRESFGEAIAELANTNPDIVVLDADLAAATKTGIFKKAHPDRFFDCGIAECNMVGIAAGLAACGKIPFAASFAMFSAGRAFEQVRNSVGYPHLNVKIVGSHAGISVGEDGATHQCLEDIALMRTIPGMVVLNPADHYEMKAAVKAAAEYNGPVYLRLGRLAVESFNNNDDYTFELGKGIQLADGDDVTIVATGLMVGEALKSVAQLKEAGINARLINIHTIKPLDEEIILKAAKETGKILTVEEHNVIGGLGEAVCSLLSEKCPTPVKRVGVYDRFGYSGPAVDLLKDFDLYADGITKAVKDFLAK is encoded by the coding sequence ATGGCTGAAATGATAAAAAAAGCTACCAGAGAAAGCTTTGGGGAAGCAATTGCCGAATTGGCAAATACAAACCCTGATATTGTTGTATTGGACGCTGACTTGGCTGCCGCTACGAAAACAGGAATTTTTAAAAAAGCCCATCCAGACCGTTTCTTTGACTGTGGTATCGCAGAATGCAACATGGTCGGTATCGCTGCTGGTTTAGCTGCCTGTGGAAAAATCCCATTTGCCGCAAGTTTTGCTATGTTCTCTGCTGGACGTGCCTTTGAACAGGTTCGCAACTCGGTTGGATATCCACACTTAAATGTAAAAATTGTAGGCTCCCATGCTGGTATTTCCGTTGGGGAAGATGGTGCAACCCATCAATGCTTGGAAGATATCGCTTTGATGAGGACCATCCCAGGCATGGTGGTATTGAATCCAGCTGACCATTACGAAATGAAAGCAGCTGTAAAAGCAGCTGCGGAATACAATGGTCCAGTTTACCTTCGTTTAGGTCGCCTTGCTGTAGAAAGCTTTAACAACAATGACGATTATACTTTTGAGCTTGGAAAAGGAATTCAGCTAGCTGATGGTGACGATGTAACCATCGTAGCGACTGGTTTGATGGTTGGAGAAGCCCTGAAAAGTGTTGCACAATTAAAAGAAGCTGGTATCAATGCCCGCTTAATCAATATTCATACCATTAAACCTTTGGATGAGGAAATTATCTTAAAAGCTGCCAAAGAAACAGGAAAAATCCTAACCGTAGAAGAACACAATGTGATCGGCGGTTTAGGGGAAGCTGTTTGCAGTCTCCTGTCCGAAAAATGTCCAACTCCTGTAAAACGTGTTGGTGTTTATGATCGTTTCGGTTATTCTGGCCCTGCTGTTGACCTGTTGAAAGACTTTGACTTATATGCAGATGGCATTACCAAAGCAGTGAAAGACTTTTTAGCAAAATAA
- a CDS encoding helix-turn-helix domain-containing protein, with product MNAIFEQRKYDSDFHVWTHSYRNLYSLPHYHPEIQIIRIREGCTNITIHKDTYFCHAGDILFCRGSEPHSVCSIPGQNCIVDFIAISPTVFRYITRANYQVKRHIPLEELEKEGMEEFSNQVFFIVQKELKEKPFGYQEAIQSILELFLVYYTRYFLIDPPQKVEPPKYANLIRVQKVMNYIEQNYSQEITLKKAAELMGYEPCHCSKMFKKLTGMNFISYLNNVRIKKAIEKIHWTDHSITQIAFECGFHNVRNFNRVFKTVTGQSPTGFLNTIFQQTDCAQSETSSQNSPAFIYFEEEWD from the coding sequence ATGAACGCCATCTTTGAACAGAGAAAATATGATTCTGATTTTCATGTATGGACCCACAGTTACCGCAACCTCTATTCCCTTCCACATTATCATCCTGAAATTCAAATTATCCGTATTCGTGAAGGTTGTACCAATATCACCATTCATAAAGATACTTATTTTTGTCATGCGGGGGATATTCTTTTTTGTAGGGGAAGTGAACCACACTCAGTCTGCTCTATTCCAGGGCAAAATTGTATCGTAGATTTTATCGCGATTTCTCCAACTGTTTTTCGCTACATTACACGTGCAAATTACCAGGTAAAGCGACATATTCCATTAGAAGAACTTGAAAAGGAAGGGATGGAGGAATTTTCAAACCAAGTATTTTTTATTGTTCAAAAAGAGCTAAAAGAAAAACCGTTTGGTTATCAGGAAGCGATACAATCCATATTAGAACTTTTTTTGGTCTATTATACTCGTTATTTTTTAATTGATCCACCCCAAAAGGTAGAGCCACCAAAATATGCGAACCTGATACGGGTACAAAAGGTGATGAATTACATTGAACAGAACTATTCCCAAGAGATTACTTTAAAAAAAGCTGCTGAACTTATGGGATATGAACCCTGCCACTGTTCTAAAATGTTTAAAAAATTAACTGGTATGAACTTTATATCTTACTTAAATAATGTGAGGATAAAAAAGGCAATCGAAAAAATCCATTGGACGGATCATTCGATTACCCAAATTGCTTTTGAATGTGGTTTCCACAATGTACGAAATTTTAACCGGGTATTTAAAACAGTAACTGGGCAATCCCCTACTGGTTTTTTAAATACGATCTTTCAACAAACTGACTGTGCCCAGTCGGAAACTTCTTCCCAAAATAGCCCAGCTTTTATTTATTTTGAGGAAGAATGGGATTGA
- a CDS encoding glycine--tRNA ligase: MLLNSEKTMEKIVALCKGRGFVYAGSEIYGGLANTWDYGPLGVEFKNNVKAAWRKKFIQECKYNVGLDSAILMNPETWVASGHVGGFSDPLMDCKDCKTRHRADQLIEEQSDVSPNGWSNEQMMEFIQQNGIKCPNCGGTNFTDIRAFNLMFKTFQGVTEDAKNEIYLRPETAQGIFVNFANIQRTTRKKLPFGVAQIGKSFRNEITPGNFTFRTREFEQMELEFFCKPGTDLEWFRYWKDYCKNFLLNLGIKPENMRLRDHDPEELSHYSNATTDIEFLFPFGWGELWGIADRTDFDLTQHQNHSGKSLEYFDQQDNEHYIPYVIEPSLGADRVALAFLCEAYDEEEIGENDTRVVMHLHPALAPYKACVLPLSKKLNEQAGAVYEQLAKHFMVDYDDTGSIGKRYRRQDEIGTPFCITYDFDSETDGCVTVRDRDTMQQERIAIDQLIAYIEQKIEF, encoded by the coding sequence ATGCTTTTAAACAGCGAAAAAACAATGGAAAAAATAGTTGCTCTATGCAAGGGTAGAGGTTTTGTGTATGCAGGCAGTGAAATTTATGGCGGCTTAGCAAACACATGGGATTACGGCCCATTAGGTGTAGAGTTCAAAAATAATGTGAAAGCCGCATGGCGTAAAAAATTTATTCAGGAATGTAAATACAATGTTGGGTTGGACAGCGCTATTTTAATGAATCCAGAAACTTGGGTAGCATCCGGTCACGTTGGTGGTTTTTCGGATCCCTTAATGGATTGTAAAGACTGTAAAACACGCCATCGTGCGGACCAGTTAATTGAAGAACAAAGCGATGTATCTCCAAATGGTTGGAGCAATGAACAAATGATGGAGTTTATCCAACAAAATGGAATTAAGTGTCCAAACTGTGGGGGTACTAATTTTACTGATATTCGTGCTTTTAACCTGATGTTTAAAACATTCCAGGGTGTTACAGAGGACGCAAAAAATGAAATTTATCTGCGTCCAGAAACCGCTCAAGGTATTTTCGTGAATTTTGCTAATATTCAACGGACAACTCGGAAAAAATTGCCATTTGGGGTGGCGCAGATTGGGAAATCATTCCGTAATGAAATTACTCCTGGAAATTTTACCTTCCGTACCAGAGAATTTGAACAGATGGAATTGGAATTTTTCTGTAAACCAGGTACTGATTTGGAATGGTTCCGTTATTGGAAAGATTATTGTAAGAATTTCCTGTTAAATTTGGGAATTAAACCAGAAAATATGCGTTTGCGTGATCATGATCCAGAAGAGCTTTCCCATTATTCCAACGCAACCACAGATATCGAATTCTTGTTCCCATTTGGATGGGGAGAATTATGGGGTATTGCAGACCGTACTGATTTTGATTTGACCCAACATCAAAACCACAGTGGAAAATCCTTAGAATATTTTGACCAACAAGATAACGAACATTATATACCATATGTAATCGAACCTTCCTTAGGTGCGGACCGTGTTGCTTTGGCATTTTTATGTGAAGCATATGATGAAGAAGAAATCGGTGAAAATGATACTCGTGTAGTAATGCATTTGCATCCAGCTCTTGCCCCTTATAAAGCATGTGTATTGCCATTATCGAAGAAATTAAATGAACAAGCTGGTGCTGTATATGAACAGCTAGCAAAACATTTCATGGTAGATTATGATGATACTGGTTCTATTGGAAAACGTTACCGTCGTCAGGATGAAATAGGAACCCCATTCTGTATTACCTATGACTTTGATTCTGAAACAGATGGATGCGTTACCGTACGTGACCGTGATACCATGCAACAGGAAAGAATTGCGATTGACCAATTGATTGCTTATATTGAGCAAAAAATTGAATTCTAA
- a CDS encoding helix-turn-helix domain-containing protein: MERLKQLRKEKGYTQIKMQLLTGIDQSDYSKIENGKRYYTFEQCRKIAIALETSMDYLAGLTDEKKPYPRKK, from the coding sequence ATGGAGCGGTTAAAACAGTTACGAAAAGAAAAAGGATATACTCAAATTAAAATGCAGTTGCTAACAGGAATAGACCAGAGTGATTATTCTAAAATAGAGAATGGAAAACGGTATTACACCTTTGAGCAATGTCGAAAGATAGCAATTGCATTGGAAACGAGTATGGACTATTTAGCAGGTTTAACAGATGAAAAAAAGCCCTATCCTCGTAAAAAATAG
- a CDS encoding collagen-like protein, with protein MNNFQPIAHYHRCCTPKPCVPPCPSPCPPVCYVPCPGPVGPTGPTGPTGIGITGPTGATGATGPMGLQGNTGPMGPSGPIGLRGPTGPTGATGATGATGATGPGAGETGPTGATGATGPTGPQGIQGIQGIQGIQGVTGTTGVTGATGPTGATGPTGATGSTGPQGIQGIQGIPGEQGATGATGATGPTGIIGPTGATGATGPIGVTGPTGSTGVTGPTGPIGVTGPTGTTGPTGPTGVTGPTGPTGPTGPRGSDGAEGAIGPTGATGVTGETGPTGAAATISLGTVTTGEPGTDVVITNTGTDENAVFNFTIPRGFDGGGTVPLDVLTAYSTPPQVGTENTELIFDRNGTLFGTSIQHAENTSEFTINGSGIYYVSFHGTISPVSGVTFPINILVNLQQDGTIVSGSEVQHTFHTSTENVNVAFSTIITANPNTTFRIVGTGGQYFYSSIGINIYKIANLP; from the coding sequence ATGAATAATTTTCAACCAATCGCACATTATCATAGATGTTGTACGCCAAAACCTTGCGTTCCTCCATGCCCTTCTCCTTGTCCACCAGTTTGCTATGTACCTTGTCCCGGTCCAGTTGGACCTACAGGGCCTACAGGACCTACAGGAATTGGAATCACAGGACCTACCGGGGCGACTGGCGCCACTGGCCCCATGGGACTACAAGGTAATACTGGACCTATGGGACCAAGTGGACCTATCGGGTTACGAGGACCAACAGGTCCTACTGGTGCTACTGGTGCCACTGGAGCTACCGGGGCAACTGGTCCTGGTGCAGGAGAAACCGGCCCTACAGGTGCAACTGGTGCTACTGGACCGACAGGCCCACAGGGAATTCAAGGAATTCAGGGTATCCAAGGTATACAAGGTGTTACCGGAACTACTGGTGTTACCGGTGCCACCGGTCCGACTGGGGCTACCGGTCCAACGGGCGCTACTGGCTCTACAGGCCCACAGGGGATTCAAGGAATCCAAGGTATCCCTGGGGAACAAGGCGCCACTGGAGCTACAGGTGCAACTGGCCCAACAGGTATTATCGGTCCTACCGGAGCTACGGGTGCTACTGGTCCAATAGGTGTTACCGGGCCTACTGGTTCAACAGGAGTTACTGGACCTACTGGTCCAATAGGAGTTACCGGACCTACCGGAACTACAGGTCCAACTGGTCCAACGGGAGTTACCGGGCCTACTGGACCTACTGGACCTACCGGGCCACGAGGTTCAGATGGGGCAGAAGGAGCCATTGGACCAACAGGTGCAACTGGTGTTACTGGTGAAACTGGGCCTACTGGAGCAGCAGCAACAATCTCTTTGGGAACCGTAACTACAGGAGAACCAGGAACTGACGTTGTTATTACAAACACAGGTACAGATGAAAATGCTGTATTTAACTTTACAATTCCACGTGGTTTTGATGGCGGCGGAACGGTTCCTCTAGATGTTTTAACTGCTTATTCTACCCCACCTCAAGTGGGAACTGAAAATACTGAACTCATATTTGACCGGAATGGAACTTTATTTGGAACTTCAATACAACATGCAGAAAATACTTCAGAATTCACTATTAATGGATCTGGTATTTATTATGTTTCTTTCCATGGAACTATTTCTCCTGTTTCAGGAGTTACTTTTCCCATTAATATTTTAGTAAATCTACAACAAGATGGCACTATTGTAAGTGGAAGCGAAGTACAACATACGTTCCATACCTCTACTGAAAATGTCAATGTTGCTTTTTCCACGATTATCACAGCTAATCCAAATACAACATTCCGTATTGTTGGAACAGGTGGACAATATTTTTATTCCTCCATTGGAATCAATATTTACAAAATTGCGAATCTTCCATGA
- the fsa gene encoding fructose-6-phosphate aldolase — translation MRFFIDTANVEHIKKANDMGVICGVTTNPSLIAKEGRDFNEVIAEIASIVDGAISGEVKATTVDAEGMIKEGREIAKIHPNMVVKIPMTAEGLKATKVLSSEGIKTNVTLVFSANQALLAARAGATYVSPFLGRLDDISQPGIDLIRTIAEIFAIHEIDTQIIAASVRNPIHVTDCALAGADIATVPYSVIEQMTKHPLTDQGIEKFQADYKAVFGE, via the coding sequence ATGAGATTTTTTATTGATACTGCAAATGTAGAACATATTAAAAAAGCAAACGATATGGGTGTGATTTGTGGCGTTACCACCAACCCTTCCCTGATTGCGAAAGAAGGCAGAGATTTTAACGAAGTAATCGCTGAAATCGCTTCCATCGTAGACGGCGCTATCTCCGGAGAAGTAAAAGCAACTACTGTAGACGCGGAAGGCATGATCAAAGAAGGCCGCGAAATCGCTAAAATCCATCCAAACATGGTAGTAAAAATTCCTATGACAGCAGAAGGTTTAAAAGCTACTAAAGTTTTATCCTCCGAAGGGATTAAAACCAATGTTACTCTGGTATTCAGTGCAAACCAAGCTTTGCTGGCTGCTAGAGCAGGTGCTACTTATGTTTCTCCATTCCTGGGTAGACTGGATGATATTTCCCAACCAGGGATTGACTTGATCCGTACCATTGCAGAAATTTTCGCAATCCATGAAATTGATACCCAGATTATTGCTGCAAGTGTCCGCAATCCAATCCATGTAACTGACTGTGCTTTGGCTGGCGCTGATATTGCAACTGTTCCATACAGTGTTATCGAACAAATGACAAAACATCCTTTGACTGACCAAGGAATTGAAAAATTCCAGGCAGACTACAAAGCTGTTTTTGGTGAATAA
- a CDS encoding YcxB family protein: MDSLFENNYTRTLAITKELYRYWYFKRPFLVVFDILFGLFFVYHIIEYVVYHYSYNLIMSIYAPLFFLLQFYLYHRAAKTVIKRDMEIMNGRFMNIKIIATDQLIQNISSTGSISKVPYFKIEKVIQTKNLILLRSEAKLIYMLPKNSFTKGTPEEFIAFLRQKGLKVS; encoded by the coding sequence ATGGATAGTTTGTTTGAAAATAACTATACAAGAACATTGGCAATTACAAAGGAGCTCTATCGATATTGGTATTTTAAAAGGCCATTTTTGGTAGTTTTTGATATTTTATTTGGATTGTTTTTTGTCTATCATATCATTGAATATGTTGTTTATCATTACAGTTACAATTTAATTATGTCAATCTATGCTCCATTATTTTTTCTTTTACAATTTTATCTTTATCATCGTGCAGCAAAAACGGTAATAAAACGTGATATGGAGATAATGAACGGAAGATTTATGAATATTAAGATAATCGCAACGGACCAATTGATACAAAATATTTCTTCCACTGGGTCTATTAGTAAAGTTCCATATTTTAAAATAGAAAAAGTGATACAAACCAAAAATTTAATTTTACTTCGTTCAGAAGCAAAATTAATTTATATGCTTCCAAAAAATTCTTTTACAAAAGGAACTCCAGAAGAATTTATTGCTTTTTTACGTCAAAAAGGATTAAAAGTATCATAG
- a CDS encoding PH domain-containing protein: MGIMNKMVNGLSGNLNEVSPESLQQEYGAYFMEGETVYTGFQLIRDVVIFTNKRIVTFDKQGTTGKKMRVSSIYLSAVIHVSAETAGFGMDDSQVDIEYIDSPYYKASGGVSVAKRTFEFPKKYNIQPLYQYLQQIAYNNHESLNQ, from the coding sequence ATGGGCATTATGAATAAGATGGTGAATGGCTTAAGCGGAAATCTAAACGAAGTTTCACCAGAATCTTTACAACAAGAATACGGAGCTTACTTTATGGAGGGTGAAACTGTTTACACAGGTTTTCAACTGATCCGTGATGTTGTTATTTTCACGAATAAAAGGATTGTTACTTTTGACAAGCAAGGCACTACCGGAAAAAAGATGAGGGTAAGCTCTATTTATTTAAGCGCAGTTATCCATGTATCCGCAGAAACTGCTGGTTTTGGTATGGATGATAGCCAGGTTGATATAGAATATATTGATTCCCCTTATTATAAAGCAAGCGGTGGTGTTAGCGTGGCAAAACGGACATTTGAATTTCCCAAAAAGTACAACATACAACCTTTATACCAATATTTGCAACAAATCGCATATAATAACCATGAATCATTAAATCAATAA
- a CDS encoding transketolase: MDKQTNLELQKIACHVRMGVIEGVFNAKSGHPGGSLSASDLYTYLYFKEMNIDPKDPHNPDRDRFVLSKGHCCPGLYSVLAERGYFSKEELKSLRHIGSMLQGHPNMEDTPGVDMSSGSLGQGISAACGMALAGKLDNKNYRVYCLLGDGECEEGQVWEACMFAAHKNLDNLCIIVDNNGLQIDGTVAEVVGPEPLDSKLEAFGFDVQTINGHDFEELEQAFQKAKTVTGKPSAIIMKTVKGKGVSFMENQVGWHGSAPNKEQYDVAMADLQKILAGLEEK, translated from the coding sequence ATGGATAAACAGACTAATCTTGAACTGCAAAAAATCGCCTGTCATGTCCGTATGGGCGTTATTGAAGGTGTATTCAATGCAAAATCCGGTCATCCAGGCGGCTCGTTATCCGCCTCTGATCTGTACACATACCTTTATTTTAAAGAGATGAATATTGATCCCAAAGATCCACACAATCCTGATCGGGACCGTTTTGTCCTCTCCAAAGGCCACTGTTGCCCTGGATTGTATTCTGTTCTGGCGGAAAGAGGCTACTTCTCAAAAGAAGAATTGAAATCCCTCCGCCATATCGGCTCCATGTTACAGGGGCATCCAAATATGGAAGATACCCCAGGTGTGGATATGAGTTCTGGTTCTTTAGGCCAGGGAATTTCCGCAGCTTGCGGCATGGCTTTGGCTGGGAAACTAGACAACAAAAATTACCGTGTATACTGCCTGTTAGGGGACGGTGAATGCGAAGAAGGTCAGGTTTGGGAAGCTTGCATGTTTGCCGCCCACAAAAATCTGGATAACCTGTGCATCATTGTAGACAATAACGGCTTGCAGATTGACGGTACTGTAGCTGAAGTTGTTGGTCCAGAACCATTAGATAGTAAATTAGAAGCGTTCGGCTTTGATGTACAAACTATCAACGGCCATGACTTTGAAGAATTGGAACAAGCTTTCCAAAAAGCAAAAACAGTTACTGGAAAACCTTCCGCTATTATTATGAAAACGGTAAAAGGAAAAGGGGTTTCCTTTATGGAAAACCAGGTTGGCTGGCATGGCTCCGCTCCAAACAAAGAGCAATATGATGTTGCGATGGCTGACTTACAGAAAATTCTTGCTGGATTGGAGGAGAAATAA
- a CDS encoding DUF6794 domain-containing protein: protein MKKTFTKIETYFTEDSLSSFLKCSYDHLYNYHYSFGKWIRNYILSEKELFHMFQSVGITQIDDMSNFLILLFYMEQHTKLFYNPQ from the coding sequence ATGAAAAAAACTTTTACAAAAATCGAAACATATTTTACAGAGGATTCTCTTTCCTCTTTTTTAAAATGTAGTTATGATCATTTATATAATTATCATTATAGTTTTGGAAAATGGATACGAAATTATATTTTATCAGAAAAGGAACTCTTCCATATGTTCCAAAGTGTTGGTATTACCCAAATAGATGATATGTCCAATTTTCTTATTTTATTGTTTTATATGGAACAGCACACAAAGTTATTTTATAATCCACAATAA
- a CDS encoding alanine/glycine:cation symporter family protein, with protein MDLINSLLGNVSDFMYTYILIIMLILVGLYFSFRTKFVQFRMFPEAIRVLGEKKKDGKDISSFQALMISTASRVGTGNIAGVATAVAASTAIGGYGAIFWMWLLALIGAASAFIESTLAQMYKQKEGTEFIGGPAYYIQKALGSRKWGIVFSILLIACFAYGFNALQSFNAGSSLAHYIPNYNETIWPLVVGGVLALLTAAVIFGGVHRISSIVSGIVPVMAVIYIGLGLFITIKNINAVPEMFGKIFTQAFNIKAIFGGFTGSCVMQGIKRGLYSNEAGMGSAPNAAAAADVSHPVKQGLVQMLSVFIDTILICTTTAFMLLLSGIEIDPNLTGMNYVQAAVQNQVGNFGPLFITISIFLFAFSSLVGNYYYTESNFKFIRDSKTGLLIFRCTCVAAIFVGALMDFTTVWTLADILMGLMAMVNLVAIMLLGRKALIALKDYIAQKKAGKNPVFRASETNVGDPEVWNEAHAKKWED; from the coding sequence ATGGATTTAATCAATTCATTATTGGGGAACGTAAGTGACTTTATGTATACCTACATCTTAATCATTATGTTGATTTTAGTAGGTTTGTATTTTAGTTTTCGTACCAAATTCGTTCAATTTCGTATGTTTCCAGAAGCAATCCGCGTTTTAGGGGAAAAGAAAAAAGATGGAAAAGATATTTCTTCTTTCCAGGCCTTAATGATATCAACTGCCAGCCGTGTAGGTACTGGCAATATTGCAGGAGTAGCCACAGCAGTAGCTGCTTCTACTGCGATTGGTGGATATGGCGCTATTTTTTGGATGTGGTTATTGGCTTTAATTGGTGCTGCTTCCGCTTTTATTGAAAGCACATTAGCACAGATGTACAAACAAAAAGAAGGGACAGAATTTATTGGCGGTCCAGCTTATTATATCCAAAAAGCATTGGGAAGCCGTAAGTGGGGAATTGTGTTCTCTATTTTATTAATTGCCTGTTTTGCCTATGGTTTTAATGCCTTGCAATCTTTTAATGCGGGCTCCTCTTTGGCACATTATATCCCGAACTACAATGAAACAATTTGGCCACTAGTAGTAGGTGGTGTTCTGGCTTTATTAACCGCTGCTGTTATTTTTGGCGGTGTACATCGTATCAGCTCTATTGTATCTGGCATTGTTCCTGTTATGGCAGTTATCTATATTGGACTGGGGCTATTTATTACGATTAAAAATATTAATGCGGTACCAGAGATGTTCGGAAAGATTTTTACTCAAGCGTTTAATATAAAAGCCATTTTTGGAGGTTTTACAGGCTCTTGTGTGATGCAGGGGATAAAACGCGGATTGTACTCCAACGAAGCTGGTATGGGTTCCGCACCAAATGCTGCAGCCGCTGCAGATGTTTCCCATCCAGTAAAACAAGGATTGGTACAGATGTTATCCGTATTTATTGATACTATTTTAATTTGTACCACAACTGCATTCATGCTTTTATTATCCGGTATTGAAATTGATCCTAACCTGACTGGTATGAATTATGTCCAGGCAGCAGTACAAAATCAGGTTGGTAATTTTGGCCCTCTCTTTATTACTATTTCTATTTTCTTGTTTGCATTTAGTTCTTTAGTAGGAAATTATTATTATACAGAATCCAACTTTAAATTTATCCGCGATTCTAAAACAGGTTTATTGATTTTCCGCTGTACTTGTGTCGCCGCTATTTTTGTAGGTGCATTAATGGACTTTACTACTGTGTGGACTTTAGCAGATATTTTAATGGGCTTAATGGCGATGGTAAATTTAGTGGCAATTATGTTGTTGGGAAGAAAAGCGTTAATTGCGTTGAAAGACTATATTGCTCAGAAAAAAGCTGGAAAAAATCCTGTTTTCCGTGCCAGTGAAACCAATGTTGGTGATCCAGAGGTATGGAATGAAGCTCATGCAAAAAAATGGGAAGATTAA
- a CDS encoding methylated-DNA--[protein]-cysteine S-methyltransferase, which produces MKYIWYMELKAPFQKMAIAEDGRGITDVCFCLDQEKKLENTIRQKTPLLEQAMEQLKEYFAGERKEFDLPLSLHGTKFQIEDWKALQTIPYGETRSYQQIAEQLGNPKACRAVGMANHRNPIAVIIPCHRVIGKNGSLTGYAEGVEIKQALLELEHQHIQSHSSSK; this is translated from the coding sequence ATGAAGTATATTTGGTATATGGAGTTGAAAGCTCCTTTTCAAAAAATGGCTATTGCGGAGGATGGCAGAGGCATTACAGATGTTTGTTTTTGTTTGGATCAGGAGAAAAAGCTAGAAAATACGATACGACAAAAAACTCCATTGCTGGAGCAGGCAATGGAGCAGTTAAAAGAATATTTTGCAGGGGAAAGGAAAGAATTTGATCTTCCACTCTCCTTACATGGAACAAAGTTCCAGATAGAGGATTGGAAAGCCCTTCAAACAATCCCTTATGGAGAAACTAGAAGTTACCAACAGATTGCGGAACAACTGGGAAATCCAAAAGCTTGTCGTGCTGTTGGTATGGCAAATCATCGGAATCCAATCGCTGTCATTATCCCATGCCATCGGGTGATTGGAAAAAATGGATCCCTGACAGGGTATGCGGAAGGAGTAGAGATCAAACAGGCATTATTAGAGTTAGAACATCAACATATTCAATCCCATTCTTCCTCAAAATAA